A part of Leishmania infantum JPCM5 genome chromosome 13 genomic DNA contains:
- a CDS encoding putative kinesin, with amino-acid sequence MSSASCSSHGSSSSTRHHRRLEDARSPSPEGPRVTIAATVSHASASAPDRAACYGDIFVVDVASGDHFHITVALKGPFHPLTSVTHRALQRTVRNLLLASPNTHTGDSTAQPPPLLLLLLDGVPLDDSDAVTLPNGAVVEVHHGSADSLPRPVALPPEQGMPLQPTSAVSATSARLSALEAVNSSPAEEEELRRTQSTAPATAVPSPSRRLPPRGAGGASSNIGLLSDGDNVAGTRDGTSPYALTRTSGTATSSKSRPRGAVTLLSAFHTSAHEDYAVSRQLILSSSLPSRHDGASASTRSSEEETTSASRQVPSLHTVNATQPPLHQRTSTYSSISGRPRAHQSDADVRGETASAAGAHTPSSASSTLTPRPSTAFTSPAFSQDSSAVTEESLTHRRHALPSSSRASAAADRPSSTPLCPSRAAPSAEPSLTSSASASAPVALQNAAASHRGLEAVPRSALSAPPTEHSQLQTSAPLPSLPPLQLTAQEIYDTQRSSIAAAAAAEQRRLLTRMQQRCQVLEEEKALLTARLRALRAQESAGRLRALREAQEEAAAVEVDAVRARLGQHREDLLSHWLRVLQFHKDTQYAMPSALLRELEAEGEALTLHCLSSIAGYHTQKARLQALQRQRVLKEAEVARLRWEAQVRQCTAEEQRGCLRVVARLRPPSERSWLPASVLASAEVGELDGGYAVRVLEGSPDAARGPQQIVEPVPCVVEVTDPPRDLRRRYALWAAYNAANAGSQQRLFEDQLQPLLEHMCCTGQNVAVLAFGAVGSGKTSALFGSRAAQLPRQPVKTAHKGVLPPQPHRVGGEPASPEVFSDFDFSSSSSSGRSHSEGDDVGRMPNGVTTVGAPGRRGITRCLDPADAAREAQVLESLAETEAAKRRQRSAERHARQERGWRERAGIEEGDGLLPRAVAWLTAHLRSDSPHGKASGPVVESIVFSMYEVYNDHVYDLLPTPPPSAAGTTELGSKASWAAWPRWNAGWLPAPHIKNSNPENLTELQLELLPPSTDGRGAVRDAPATVSHLPPPQPAQPQWRVKASEMEVRSATEALQAIHLGLHRRRSAATLRGSQSSRSHLFLRFRVKVQRPVMPAKSSSVAMQWASATSAASALEVAGIGALIGNAAASADATGAAGKPKGYDFLRAALATPSEGAISVKPAAPASSLTSVAELLFTDFAGSERIELSGVTGDALKEAQYIHSSLSAVSEVLTALARAHPRRDHQGEAEAAARRPGKQRGGNGTPSLAAAALVQRWGAMVNCPGVTLSRSPPVFLQPRFTKLGGGRDTRQRGGHEGGLALRRRVLALMDKHVAEEEGAQWWRRWRAVPPHVPFRTCKTTQLLQSALGAPCKSLVLACVQPCSVSEVVLPASLGDRKGPRTRAAAQSVFAHQAPLMLSEVHATLAFAERIHEASQDGGKTKRA; translated from the coding sequence ATGAGTAGTGCATCGTGCAGTTCacatggcagcagcagcagcacacgccaccaccgtcggcTTGAGGATGCCCGGTCGCCATCGCCGGAAGGCCCACGTGTGACGATTGCAGCAACGGTGAGtcacgccagcgccagcgcaccggATCGCGCCGCGTGCTACGGCGACATCTTCGTGGTGGATGTGGCGAGTGGCGACCACTTTCACATCACGGTTGCCTTAAAAGGTCCCTTCCATCCCTTGACGTCCGTGACGCACCGtgcactgcagcgcaccgtgCGCAACCTGCTCCTGGCCTCACCCAACACCCACACGGGGGACTCGACAGCACAGCCGCCcccgcttctgctgctcctgcttgATGGCGTGCCACTCGATGACAGCGATGCCGTGACGCTGCCAAATGGCGCGGTCGTGGAGGTGCACCACGGCTCTGCCGACTCGCTGCCTCGACccgtggcgctgccaccAGAGCAGGGGATGCCCCTGCAGCCAACCTCAGCGGTTAGCGCCACGAGCGCACGCCTGTCTGCGCTGGAGGCAGTGAATAGCAGCCCTgccgaagaagaagagcTCCGGAGAACGCAATCCACCGCGCCGGCGACAGCAGTGCCGTCTCCGTCGAGGCGCCTGCCTCCGCGCGGCGCGGGAGGTGCATCTTCCAACATCGGTTTACtgagcgacggcgacaacgtCGCTGGCACCCGTGACGGCACCTCGCCGTACGCGCTCACGCGCACCAGTGGAACGGCAACGTCCAGCAAGTCGAGGCCGCGGGGTGCGGTCACGCTGTTGTCCGCGTTTCACACGAGCGCGCATGAGGACTACGCCGTGTCGAGGCAGCTGATACtatcgtcgtcgctgccgagcagGCATGACGGCGCCTCTGCGTCTACACGGTCATCAGAAGAGGAGACCACGTCGGCCAGCAGGCAGGTGCCGAGCCTGCACACTGTCAACGCCACACAGCCGCCTCTGCACCAGAGGACCAGCACATACAGCTCCATCAGCGGACGTCCACGGGCACATCAGAGCGACGCAGATGTGAGAGGAGAGactgcgtctgctgctggtgcacacacgccgtCCTCTGCATCATCAACGTTGACGCCGCGACCCTCCACTGCCTTTACGTCGCCTGCCTTTAGTCAAGACTCATCAGCAGTCACCGAGGAGTCCCTTACACACAggcggcacgcgctgcccaGCTCGTcccgcgcctccgccgccgccgacagGCCCTCGTCTACCCCACTATGTCCAAGTCGTGCAGCACCCTCGGCTGAACCGTCACTGACGTCTTCCGCGTCGGCTTCGGCGCCAGTCGCATTGCAGAATGCCGCCGCGTCTCATCGAGGCTTAGAGGCTGTGCCGAGGTCGGCCCTGTCCGCGCCACCCACCGAGCACTCGCAACTGCAGACGTCAGCGCCGCTCCCATCATTACccccgctgcagctgaccGCGCAGGAAATCTACGACACTCAGCGGagctccatcgccgccgcggctgccgccgagcagcggcgcctcctcaCACGtatgcagcagcgctgtcaggtgctcgaggaggagaaggcgctgctgacggcgcgcCTTCGTGCGCTGAGGGCGCAGGAGTCCGCAGGCcgtctgcgtgcgctgcgagAGGCCCAGGAagaggccgccgcggtggaggTGGATGCCGTGCGTGCTCGCCTCGGCCAGCATCGTGAAGACTTGCTTAGCCActggctgcgcgtgctgcagttCCACAAGGACACGCAGTACGCCATGCCGAGCGCGCTGTTGCGTGAGCTGGAGGCTGAGGGCGAGGCGCTCACCCTTCATTGCCTATCCTCCATCGCCGGCTATCACACCCAGAAGGCCcgcctgcaggcgctgcagcggcaacgcgtgttgaaggaggcggaggtggctcGGCTGCGGTGGGAGGCCCAAGTGCGCCAGTgcacggcggaggagcagcgcggctgtctgcgggtggtggcgcggctgagGCCACCAAGCGAGCGCTCCTGGCTTCCCGCGTCGGTGCTCGCGTCCGCTGAGGTGGGGGAGCTCGACGGCGGCTACGCCGTCCGCGTGTTGGAGGGCTCGCCGGATGCTGCCCGCGGCCCCCAACAAATCGTCGAGCCTGTCCCGTGTGTGGTGGAGGTGACCGACCCGCCGCGTGATCTGCGTCGCCGTTACGCGCTCTGGGCGGCCTACAACGCCGCCAACGCAgggtcgcagcagcgcctcttcgaggaccagctgcagccgctgctggagcacatGTGCTGCACCGGGCAGAACGTCGCCGTCTTGGCCTTCGGCGcggtcggcagcggcaagacgtCTGCGCTGTTCGGCTCCCGCGCCGCGCAGTTGCCACGGCAGCCCGTGAAGACAGCGCACAAGggtgtgctgccgccgcaacCCCACCGAGTCGGCGGGGAGCCCGCCAGCCCTGAGGTGTTCAGCGACTTTgacttcagcagcagcagcagcagcggccgaaGCCAcagcgagggcgacgacgtcgGCCGCATGCCGAACGGCGTCACTACCGTGGGGGCGCCGGGGCGCCGAGGCATTACCCGCTGCCTTGACCCCGCCGACGCGGCGAGGGAGGCTCAGGTGCTCGAGTCCTTGGCCGAGACCGAGGCtgcgaagcggcggcagcgcagtgcGGAGCGGCACGCACGGCAAGAACGCGGCTGGCGTGAGCGGGCCGGGATCGAAGAGGGGGATGGGCTACTGCCgcgcgcggtggcgtggctgacagcgcacctgcgcagcgactCGCCGCACGGCAAGGCCAGTGGGCCAGTGGTAGAGTCCATCGTCTTCTCCATGTACGAGGTGTACAATGATCACGTGTACGACTTGCTGCCAACCCCTCCTCCGAGTGCTGCAGGCACCACTGAACTGGGCAGCAAGGCCTCGTGGGCGGCGTGGCCTCGATGGAACGCCGGGTGGCTGCCCGCCCCGCACATCAAGAACAGCAACCCGGAGAATctgacggagctgcagctggagttgctgccgccctccacAGACGGGCGCGGCGCTGTCAGAGACGCGCCAGCCACCGTCTCGcacttgccgccgccgcagccagcgcagccCCAGTGGCGCGTCAAGGCGAGCGAGATGGAGGTGCGCTCAGcaacggaggcgctgcaggcgatcCACCTCGgtctccaccgccgccgctccgccgccacgcttCGGGGATCGCAGTCGAGCCGCAGCCATCTCTTCCTGCGCTTCCGAGTCAAGGTGCAGCGGCCCGTCATGCCGGCGAAGTCGTCGAGCGTTGCGATGCAGTGGGCATCAGCCACTTCAGCAGCAtccgcgctggaggtggcgggCATCGGCGCTCTGATCGGCAAcgccgcagcgtctgcgGACGCCACGGGCGCTGCAGGCAAGCCAAAGGGCTACGACTTCTTGCGCGCCGCACTCGCGACACCTTCTGAAGGAGCAATCAGCGTCaagccggcagcgccagcgtcaTCGCTGACCAGtgtcgcggagctgctcttCACCGACTTTgccggcagcgagcgcaTCGAGCTCAGCGGTGTCACAGGCGAcgcgctgaaggaggcgcagtACATCCACTCGAGCCTGAGCGCCGTGTCAGAGGTGCTgacggcgttggcgcggGCCCATCCCCGTCGTGATCACCAGGGCGaggcagaagcggcggcgaggcggccggggaagcagcgcggcggtaACGGGACGCCATCACtagcggctgccgcgctggtgcagcgctGGGGAGCGATGGTGAACTGTCCAGGCGTCACGCTGTCGCGCAGCCCGCCGGTCTTCCTCCAGCCGCGCTTCACGAAactcggcggcggccgcgacacccggcagcgcggcgggcACGAGGGCGGCCTTGCActgcgcaggcgcgtgcTGGCGCTCATGGACAAGCACGTAGCTGAGGAGGAAGGtgcgcagtggtggcggcgttggcgtgctgtgccgccgcacgtgcCGTTCCGCACGTGCAAgacgacgcagctgctgcagtcggCGCTGGGCGCGCCGTGCAAGTCGTTGGTGctggcgtgcgtgcagccGTGCAGCGTgtcggaggtggtgctgcctgCGAGCCTGGGCGACCGCAAAGgcccgcgcacgcgtgcggcggcgcagtcgGTGTTCGCTCACCAGGCGCCGTTGATGCTCTCCGAGGTGCACGCCACGCTAGCCTTTGCTGAACGCATCCACGAAGCATCGCAGGACGGCGGCAAGACCAAGCGAGCGTAG